One window of the Populus nigra chromosome 4, ddPopNigr1.1, whole genome shotgun sequence genome contains the following:
- the LOC133692414 gene encoding uncharacterized protein LOC133692414: MESNIEEAVKEKEFAEKRFAERDFAGAKKHALKAKTLCPGLEGISQMVATFEVYVASQAKCNGEVDYFSILGLKPSADKDAVKKQYRKMAVQLHPDKNKTVGADGAFKLVSEAWTMLSDSLKKNSYNVKRNKQMASCAVQTNLSSVHAAGVTGYNQCSNSPTAHGLDTFWTVCTSCKVQYEYLRKYVNKKLSCKNCRGTFIAIETGAAPVNGSFPYCPWSYVPGNGYRCNGYDGVAYVPTTTTLYTGNGVSGLDAGHRYEHVSNVSFQWSSFSGTSGDAVGPNGSCAVSSDIVYQANGNVSAAKVKPAANGRRSMKTATEKVYSDVSASCNEFSGSKTGRPDKKRKVSIGSTLRNGNEENEPKLGSEVRLANGCANVEHDTKLSIPSEVPTRRGLIAPAFDARKLLIDKARTDIRKKLEEMRLASAAAVTKNIEDLITKAGEAPKQSNSDITGHHTKPNKIEPISITVPDPDFHDFDKDRAEECFKPKQIWALYDEDDGMPRLYCLIRQVVSVKPFKIHITYLNSKTDSEFGVVNWIDSGFTKSCGHFRAWNSDVVDQVNIFSHVMKGEKPGRGGCVRIYPKSGDVWAIYQNWSPDWNRSTPDDVRHQYEMVEVLDNYSEELGVCVTPLIKLTGFKTVYQRNTDKGAIRWIPRREMVRFSHQVPSWSLEGEASNLPEKCWDLDPAATPDELLHAATDAKA; encoded by the coding sequence ATGGAATCAAATATAGAAGAGGCTGTCAAGGAAAAAGAGTTTGCTGAGAAGCGATTTGCCGAGAGAGATTTTGCTGGTGCAAAGAAACATGCGTTAAAGGCAAAAACTTTGTGTCCTGGATTAGAGGGTATATCTCAGATGGTGGCCACTTTCGAAGTTTATGTTGCCTCTCAGGCCAAATGCAATGGTGAAGTTGACTATTTCTCTATTCTTGGTTTGAAGCCTTCTGCAGATAAAGATGCAGTGAAAAAGCAGTATAGGAAGATGGCCGTGCAGCTTCATCCAGATAAGAATAAAACTGTGGGAGCTGATGGAGCGTTTAAACTTGTATCTGAAGCATGGACTATGTTGTCAGATAGTCTTAAGAAAAACTCTTACAATGTCAAGAGAAACAAACAGATGGCATCTTGTGCTGTTCAGACAAACTTATCTTCAGTTCATGCTGCTGGGGTTACAGGATATAACCAATGTTCCAATTCACCCACTGCTCATGGACTTGATACTTTCTGGACAGTCTGCACATCTTGTAAAGTTCAGTATGAGTATCTTCGGAAGTATGTGAATAAGAAACTTTCTTGTAAGAACTGCCGGGGTACTTTCATTGCCATTGAAACTGGGGCAGCTCCTGTCAATGGTTCTTTCCCTTACTGCCCTTGGTCATATGTCCCTGGTAATGGGTATAGATGTAATGGATATGATGGGGTTGCATATGTCCCAACCACCACTACCCTATATACAGGAAATGGGGTCTCAGGATTGGATGCTGGACACAGGTATGAGCATGTTTCAAATGTTTCATTTCAGTGGAGCTCATTCTCTGGAACTTCTGGCGATGCTGTGGGTCCCAATGGATCATGTGCAGTATCTTCTGATATTGTTTATCAGGCTAATGGAAATGTTAGTGCAGCAAAGGTTAAACCAGCAGCCAATGGAAGGCGATCCATGAAAACTGCCACAGAAAAAGTATACTCTGATGTATCTGCAAGCTGTAATGAATTTTCAGGCTCCAAGACTGGTAGACCTGATAAGAAAAGGAAGGTGTCTATTGGTTCCACTTTAAGAAATGGgaatgaagaaaatgaaccTAAATTGGGTTCAGAAGTAAGACTAGCTAACGGATGTGCAAATGTTGAGCACGACACCAAGCTTTCCATTCCAAGTGAAGTTCCAACAAGACGCGGCTTGATTGCGCCAGCTTTTGATGCCAGAAAGTTGTTGATTGACAAAGCAAGGACCGACATCAGGAAGAAATTGGAGGAGATGAGATTAGCTTCAGCTGCAGCAGTTACAAAGAACATTGAAGATCTGATCACCAAGGCAGGAGAGGCTCCTAAACAATCAAATTCTGATATTACGGGTCATCATACAAAGCCAAACAAAATCGAGCCAATCTCGATAACAGTCCCTGACCCTGATTTCCATGATTTTGACAAAGATAGAGCAGAGGAATGCTTCAAGCCAAAACAAATATGGGCTTTgtatgatgaagatgatggtaTGCCACGCTTATACTGTTTGATTCGCCAGGTGGTCTCAGTTAAACCCTTTAAGATTCACATCACTTACTTGAACTCTAAAACTGATAGTGAATTTGGGGTAGTAAATTGGATAGATTCTGGGTTTACTAAATCTTGTGGACACTTCAGAGCATGGAATTCTGATGTTGTTGATCAAGTCAACATTTTCTCTCATGTTATGAAAGGAGAAAAGCCTGGTAGAGGTGGTTGTGTTCGAATATACCCAAAAAGTGGAGATGTTTGGGCTATTTATCAAAACTGGTCACCTGATTGGAACAGATCAACCCCAGATGATGTCAGGCACCAGTATGAGATGGTAGAGGTCCTTGATAATTACTCTGAAGAGCTTGGAGTTTGTGTTACTCCTCTGATCAAGTTGACTGGTTTCAAAACAGTATACCAAAGGAATACAGACAAGGGTGCCATTAGATGGATTCCAAGAAGAGAGATGGTACGCTTTTCTCATCAGGTGCCTTCTTGGTCACTTGAAGGAGAAGCTAGTAATTTACCAGAAAAGTGTTGGGATCTGGACCCAGCTGCAACTCCAGATGAGCTACTTCATGCTGCAACAGACGCGAAGGCTTAG